The genomic segment AGCCAGCGCCGCCGCCCGAGTCGGAGGTGTCGCGAACAGCCGGAGATCGAGCAGAGGCACGCGGTCGCCGCGCAGTGCGTGCCGGGTGAACGCCGTGAGCAGGATCGCCCCGAGCGCGAGCGGCGGCACGGTCGACACGGCGTTCGCCCGGTCGGAGGCCAGTTCGGTGAGGCCGAGGACGAGCAGAGCCAGCCCCGGCGACAGCAGCAGCGCGCCGCGCACGTCGAACCGCGTCACGGCGTCGCGCGGCGGCACCGTCGGCACGAGTCGTCGCGCGAGCAGGATCGCGACGAGCCCGACCGGCACGTTGATCGCGAAGAGCCACGGCCAGTCGGCCACGCGCAGGATCAGACCTCCGGCGAGCGGCCCCACGACGGGCGCGAGCATCGGGACGATCCCGACGATGCTCATGATCCGCCCCATGCGCCCCGGGCCCGCGATCGCGGCCAGGAGCGCCTGCCCGGTGGGAGCCAGCAGGCCGCCTCCGAGGCCCTGCACCACCCGGAACACCACGAGCGAGCCGATCGACCAGGCGAGCGCGCACGCCGCCGAGCCGATCAGAAACACCGTCACCGCGCCCAGCCAGGTGCGGCGCAGCCCGAAACGTTCCCCGAGCCAGCCCGTCATCGGCGCCGCGGCCACCACGGCCAGCAGGTAGGCGGTGCCCGTCCACTGGACCTCGGTGATCGAGGCGTCGAAGTCCAGGCTCAGCACGCGCAGCCCGACGTTGACGATGGTCGCGTCGAGGGAGGCCATGAACGTGCCGAGGACGAGCACCGAGGCGATGCCGAGCAGCCTGCCGTCGACGCGCTCCCGGGTGTCTCCGCTCATCGGTGCCTCACCCCGCGTCCACAGAGGTCGAGCAGGGCGGTGACGTCGGCGTCGAGCACACCCGGGTCGGCCAGCGCACGCAGGGCCTCCCACAGCGTGGCGGCCAGCGCCTCGGCGTCGACCCGGGTCACCGCGCCACGACGCCACGCCACGATGCCGCGCCAGCCCTTCCCCTCCGGCATGAGGGTGACCGTCACCGGGTGGTGGGTGAACTCGCGGAACCGCGTGCCCACCACGCGCAGCCCCGGAGCGGGCTCGGCGAGGGCGTCGGGGTCCACCGGATAGTTCTCGAACACGAGGAGGCTGTCGACCAGGCGCCGCAGGCCGGTGGCGCGTTCGAGCTCGGCGAGCTCGACGGCGTGTCGGCCTTCGAGGGCCTGCTGCCGCGCCTGTACCGCGCCGAACGCCTCGGCGGCCGTTCCGGTGAGCCGCGTCCGCACGGGCACGGTGTTGGCGAGCAACCCGACGATGTGTTCCACGCCGTCCACGTCCGGGGTCCGCCCGGACACCATCGTGCCGAAACACACGTCGCGACGCCCGGACCACGCCGCCAGCACTGCCGCCCACGCGCCGTTGACGAGCGTGCCCGCGGTCAACCCGCGGGCCGCCGCGACCTCGGTCAGGCGGCGCACCAGCTCCGGCTCGACCTCGAACACGACCGGGGCGGGATGGGCCGCTCCGGTGTCGAGCGCGGCAGTGTCGCCGACGAGGTAATCCCCCTCGCCCAGGCCCGCGAGTTCGCCCTGCCAGGCGGCGAGGTCGGCGTCGCGGTCCCGCTCGGCCAGCCAGCGCAGGTACCGGGTGAACGGCACGGGCGCGGGCAGCGTCCGCGCCGGGTCGGCACCCGTGGTGCGCGCCGTGTAGGCGGCGAAGATCTCCCCGAGCATCCTCGGCGCGGACCAGCCGTCGGAGAGGACGTGGTGGCTGGTGAGCACGAGCTCCACGCGCCGCGCGTCGCGACGGACGACGGTGAGCCGGATCGGCGCTCCGGCGGCGAGGTCGAATCGCTCGGCGAAGTCGTTCGCGAGGAGCTCGTCGACTCTCCGCTCCTGCTCGTCCACATCGGATACGTCGGACAGGTCGACGTAGCGGCAGTCCGGGGCCGCGTCGGCGAGGAGCACCTGCACCGAGTCCAGCCCCGGCTCGTCGGGGAACGCGGCACCCAGGTTGGCGTGCCGGGCCACCAGGTCGGCTGCCGCCGCGTGCAGGGCCGGCACGTCCACCTCGCCGGAGTGGGCGTCGAGCGAGAACGCCGCCTGCACGGTGTACGGGTCGACCCCGCCGACCGACGCGCGCGTGTG from the Saccharomonospora azurea NA-128 genome contains:
- a CDS encoding MDR family MFS transporter, which produces MSGDTRERVDGRLLGIASVLVLGTFMASLDATIVNVGLRVLSLDFDASITEVQWTGTAYLLAVVAAAPMTGWLGERFGLRRTWLGAVTVFLIGSAACALAWSIGSLVVFRVVQGLGGGLLAPTGQALLAAIAGPGRMGRIMSIVGIVPMLAPVVGPLAGGLILRVADWPWLFAINVPVGLVAILLARRLVPTVPPRDAVTRFDVRGALLLSPGLALLVLGLTELASDRANAVSTVPPLALGAILLTAFTRHALRGDRVPLLDLRLFATPPTRAAALALFVAAASVFGTMFLLPMYLQAGRGLSTWDTGLVLAPQGLGAVLGSLVVNRTIDRFAPRTLAVTGVALVLVATAPLTQLAALSDGMLAGVLLVRGLGTAMIASPVLNLVFSTVDRALLPRASSAFALLNHVGGAIGTAVVAVLLELRLTVEAPTSAFSTTFWCVLSLCVMALLGALRLPAEHPSRGRGALTRAGSHPRPRRGRAS